Proteins encoded in a region of the Desulfosoma sp. genome:
- the tatB gene encoding Sec-independent protein translocase protein TatB translates to MFGMGFQELLLILFIALIVVGPGKLPDLARALGRGLAEFRKATSDLKSTFEQDETVQELKKEFRTAQSQIMLENLSSSIKPEAVKVESAPETTPQQGTVAEGSKTETEVPKETEPQSETAENRKVP, encoded by the coding sequence ATGTTCGGCATGGGGTTTCAGGAACTCCTCCTGATTCTTTTTATCGCACTTATCGTGGTGGGACCGGGAAAGCTGCCGGATCTTGCTCGGGCTCTAGGTCGAGGGTTGGCGGAATTTCGAAAGGCCACAAGCGACCTTAAGAGCACCTTTGAGCAGGATGAGACGGTCCAGGAGCTGAAAAAGGAATTCCGCACGGCCCAAAGCCAAATCATGTTGGAAAATTTGAGCTCATCCATCAAGCCGGAGGCCGTCAAGGTTGAATCAGCCCCTGAGACGACCCCACAGCAAGGAACGGTGGCCGAAGGATCCAAGACAGAGACCGAAGTGCCGAAAGAGACGGAACCTCAGAGTGAAACCGCAGAGAATCGAAAAGTCCCATGA
- a CDS encoding XTP/dITP diphosphatase: METVTLVIATRNRAKSAEIRALLEGFPVEVRDVTDFGPLPEPREDGRTFEENAYKKALFTARVLGLPALADDSGLEVEALGGAPGVHSARYAGENATDADNNRKLLEAMKGQTHRKARFVCVLSLAVPTGPALTYEAVCEGEITTEPRGGFGFGYDPLFYYPPAGKTFAEMTPEEKAAVSHRGRALRELRDEFDKVLVWLRQRLAEEKRLLSEGICMHEPR; the protein is encoded by the coding sequence ATGGAAACCGTAACTCTGGTCATTGCCACTCGAAATCGTGCAAAGTCCGCGGAGATTCGAGCCCTTTTAGAGGGCTTTCCCGTAGAGGTTCGAGATGTGACGGATTTCGGCCCGCTGCCGGAACCTCGAGAAGACGGCCGAACTTTTGAGGAAAATGCTTACAAGAAAGCGCTTTTTACAGCCCGCGTTCTAGGGCTTCCGGCTCTGGCCGACGACTCCGGCTTGGAAGTCGAAGCTTTGGGTGGAGCGCCAGGTGTGCATTCCGCTCGATACGCCGGCGAGAACGCCACGGATGCCGACAACAACCGCAAGCTTCTTGAGGCCATGAAGGGCCAAACCCATCGTAAAGCCCGGTTTGTGTGTGTCCTTTCGCTTGCCGTACCGACAGGTCCGGCCCTGACCTATGAGGCCGTATGCGAAGGGGAAATCACCACGGAACCTCGAGGTGGTTTTGGATTTGGCTATGATCCCCTTTTTTATTACCCGCCGGCAGGGAAGACGTTTGCGGAAATGACACCGGAAGAGAAGGCGGCGGTGAGCCATCGGGGACGAGCCTTACGGGAATTGCGGGACGAATTCGACAAGGTGTTGGTCTGGTTGCGCCAAAGGTTGGCGGAAGAAAAGAGGCTGCTTTCAGAAGGCATCTGTATGCATGAGCCTCGTTGA
- a CDS encoding 6-phosphofructokinase → MVYELKPIHTIGILTGGGDVPGLNPCIKILVYRCVEEGFRVLGIRRGWAGLVDYNPEDSETFSKCFQWLEKNTVRTIDRTGGTYLHTSRTNPAAVRLKEAPPFLASQFRSEGEKKDLTSHVLNNLDKLGVDCLVAIGGDDTLSYAVRLHQEGFPVLAVPKTMDNDVFGTDYCIGFSTAVTRSVNFIHALRTSTGSHERIGVIELFGRHCGETSLISAYLAGADRAIISEVPFDPERLATLIMEDKKNNPSNYAMMTISEGARMMTGTIVERGEEDAYGHKKLGGIGLITGEILKKLTGQDIIYQQLSYLMRSGAPDSLDLMVAVNFANMAVDLALRRNFGRMVALSKGIYTDMPVSIVVSGQKRVDVHELYDVENYRPKVRHVMGKPMFLY, encoded by the coding sequence ATGGTCTATGAGCTGAAACCCATCCACACCATCGGCATCCTCACGGGGGGAGGCGATGTCCCCGGGCTCAATCCCTGTATCAAAATTTTGGTGTATCGATGTGTCGAGGAGGGCTTTCGCGTCCTCGGCATTCGCCGAGGCTGGGCAGGGCTTGTCGACTACAATCCCGAAGATTCGGAAACATTCTCCAAATGCTTTCAATGGCTGGAAAAGAACACGGTCCGCACCATAGACCGTACAGGCGGAACCTACCTGCACACTTCTCGAACCAACCCCGCGGCCGTGCGGCTTAAGGAAGCGCCTCCCTTCTTGGCATCTCAGTTCCGTTCCGAAGGGGAGAAGAAAGATCTCACATCCCATGTGCTCAACAACTTGGACAAACTCGGCGTCGATTGCCTGGTGGCCATCGGCGGGGATGACACTCTAAGTTATGCCGTTCGGTTACACCAGGAGGGCTTTCCGGTACTGGCGGTCCCTAAGACCATGGACAACGATGTTTTTGGTACCGACTATTGTATCGGTTTTTCCACGGCGGTGACGCGGAGTGTCAACTTCATTCACGCCTTGAGAACGTCCACAGGATCCCATGAACGCATCGGAGTCATTGAACTTTTCGGGCGTCATTGCGGAGAAACGTCTCTCATCAGTGCCTACCTTGCTGGCGCGGATCGAGCCATCATCAGCGAGGTGCCCTTTGATCCCGAAAGATTGGCGACGTTGATTATGGAAGATAAAAAGAACAATCCAAGCAATTACGCCATGATGACCATCAGCGAAGGGGCTCGGATGATGACCGGAACGATTGTGGAACGTGGCGAAGAAGACGCCTACGGTCACAAAAAGCTTGGCGGTATCGGCCTGATCACCGGCGAGATTCTTAAAAAGCTTACAGGCCAAGACATCATCTACCAGCAGCTCTCCTACCTCATGAGAAGTGGAGCGCCGGATTCTTTGGATCTCATGGTAGCGGTCAATTTCGCCAATATGGCCGTGGATTTGGCCCTCAGAAGAAACTTCGGCCGCATGGTGGCACTCAGCAAAGGCATTTACACGGACATGCCAGTGAGCATCGTGGTTTCGGGACAAAAACGCGTGGATGTGCACGAACTCTACGACGTGGAAAACTACCGCCCGAAGGTGCGCCACGTCATGGGTAAACCCATGTTCTTGTACTGA
- the tatC gene encoding twin-arginine translocase subunit TatC yields MSQPSDKMPFTEHLEELRRRLIICAIAVGVGFVISYFFKEKIFSWLMQPLLQALPKDGHQKLIYTAPHEAFMTYIRVSFLGGVALAIPVILYQFWRFVAPGLYEHERRYLYPIVILSTIFFIGGAAFGYLIVFPYGFQFFTSFATEFIAPMISTKEFLSFATRLLIAFGLVFEMPLVTFFLAKLGLVKASFLKKHRKYAILIIFIGAAILTPPDVFTQILMAIPLLILYEMSVWIAHFFEKKEEAEASDAEETSTSHASSA; encoded by the coding sequence ATGAGTCAGCCTTCTGATAAAATGCCGTTCACGGAACATCTGGAGGAGCTGCGACGACGGCTTATTATTTGCGCCATTGCCGTGGGTGTCGGGTTTGTCATTTCCTATTTCTTTAAGGAAAAGATCTTTTCTTGGCTTATGCAGCCCCTACTGCAAGCCCTACCCAAAGACGGGCATCAGAAGCTCATCTATACGGCGCCACACGAAGCCTTTATGACCTATATTAGAGTTTCTTTTCTCGGTGGTGTGGCCTTGGCGATTCCGGTCATTCTTTACCAGTTTTGGCGTTTTGTGGCCCCTGGCCTCTATGAGCACGAACGCCGCTATCTTTACCCCATTGTCATCTTGTCTACAATTTTCTTTATCGGTGGTGCCGCTTTCGGTTATCTTATCGTTTTTCCTTATGGATTTCAGTTTTTTACTTCTTTTGCCACGGAATTCATCGCCCCCATGATCAGCACCAAAGAATTTCTTTCTTTTGCCACGCGGCTTCTCATTGCCTTTGGGCTCGTGTTTGAAATGCCCTTGGTCACCTTCTTTCTGGCAAAACTGGGGCTGGTCAAAGCGAGTTTTCTTAAAAAGCATAGAAAGTACGCTATCCTTATCATCTTTATTGGGGCGGCCATTTTGACACCACCCGACGTTTTTACTCAGATTCTTATGGCTATTCCCTTGCTTATTCTCTACGAAATGAGTGTCTGGATTGCTCATTTCTTTGAAAAGAAAGAAGAGGCCGAGGCGTCGGATGCGGAAGAAACTTCCACGTCTCACGCCTCGTCAGCCTAA
- a CDS encoding twin-arginine translocase TatA/TatE family subunit codes for MVFGLGPTELLLILGIVIFIYGGKRLAQVGKALGESVTEFKKGFQVEKPDVREAQYHELSEHVEPSEPPDSKGV; via the coding sequence ATGGTTTTTGGTTTGGGCCCCACGGAATTGCTCCTCATACTGGGCATCGTGATTTTTATTTATGGTGGAAAGCGCCTCGCCCAAGTGGGCAAAGCTCTGGGCGAAAGTGTCACCGAGTTCAAGAAAGGTTTCCAGGTCGAAAAACCTGATGTGCGGGAAGCCCAATACCATGAGCTGTCGGAACACGTAGAGCCGTCAGAGCCACCGGATTCCAAGGGGGTATGA
- a CDS encoding iron-sulfur cluster assembly scaffold protein codes for MSDKEVHDFWQHHSEKFLEMALRTDRMESLAHADGHGMKKGSCGDTVEFFVVTDPDGAIQRVAFQVQGCLNTVACANTVCELMEGKFLEDAWDLTPEQVVEYLETLPKHEHHCAELAVGAFYLAIADVHRKKKEPWKKIYGRSDESH; via the coding sequence ATGTCGGATAAAGAAGTCCATGATTTTTGGCAGCATCATTCAGAAAAATTTCTGGAAATGGCCTTAAGAACGGATCGCATGGAATCTCTCGCACATGCCGATGGTCACGGAATGAAAAAAGGCTCGTGCGGAGACACGGTAGAGTTTTTCGTCGTCACCGACCCTGATGGAGCCATACAACGCGTGGCATTTCAAGTCCAGGGGTGCCTCAATACCGTTGCCTGTGCCAATACCGTTTGTGAACTCATGGAAGGAAAGTTTTTGGAAGACGCCTGGGACCTGACGCCGGAACAGGTCGTCGAATACCTTGAGACTCTTCCAAAGCATGAACACCACTGCGCAGAACTGGCGGTGGGTGCCTTTTACCTGGCTATTGCCGATGTGCACCGAAAGAAAAAGGAACCCTGGAAGAAAATCTACGGAAGAAGCGACGAGAGCCACTGA
- a CDS encoding cobalamin-dependent protein (Presence of a B(12) (cobalamin)-binding domain implies dependence on cobalamin itself, in one of its several forms, or in some unusual lineages, dependence on a cobalamin-like analog.): MSLVDPPQSVSWQDFKAHLLDRVHHWRLHRLPGRWNVLRDLEDLQRLLETVPLEARPPLGSFPKIALATIDDGWGNGLEVIAAAAQAVGAQTVRLGLLCTPEEILEACRRDPPDILGLTVLRADAEPLVAAIVQGLPQGVIVAAGGPVFQWDPDFARRTGIHKVFDDVASFLQWLSSLLP, from the coding sequence ATGAGCCTCGTTGACCCGCCTCAGAGTGTATCCTGGCAAGACTTTAAAGCGCACCTTCTCGACCGCGTTCATCATTGGCGCCTTCACCGGCTGCCCGGGCGATGGAATGTCCTTCGAGATCTGGAAGATCTTCAGAGACTTCTGGAAACCGTCCCGCTTGAAGCGCGACCGCCTCTCGGCAGTTTTCCGAAGATTGCTCTAGCAACCATCGACGACGGTTGGGGAAACGGTCTTGAGGTCATCGCGGCTGCGGCTCAAGCTGTAGGGGCGCAGACAGTTCGCTTAGGGCTTTTGTGTACTCCCGAGGAGATCCTTGAGGCGTGTCGCCGAGACCCGCCTGATATTTTGGGGCTGACCGTGCTTCGCGCCGATGCTGAACCCCTTGTGGCCGCCATTGTTCAAGGGCTTCCTCAAGGTGTGATTGTTGCGGCCGGTGGGCCCGTCTTTCAATGGGATCCTGATTTTGCTCGACGCACGGGTATCCATAAAGTCTTTGACGACGTAGCCTCTTTTCTTCAGTGGCTCTCGTCGCTTCTTCCGTAG